Proteins from a genomic interval of Clostridium sp. M62/1:
- a CDS encoding GerMN domain-containing protein has product MKKMMLGFMGVVMSVSLAACSPTDVSSQTDAQAGGQTVEASIEQTEREVVEKLPDADAAPMAQVSIFTIKEDGTGLEQKMDAIDSDEEETVDAQLLADKMAEYGILEEGTKVLNFSQDGDVITVDLSGMPNQEDVLEQTAVANTFIQNYEAQTLNLSVNGESVGPGSFEFNRSYKNMSGENAQAAAASSEDTGADETEANGGPASEASEETAAAE; this is encoded by the coding sequence ATGAAAAAAATGATGCTTGGTTTTATGGGAGTCGTGATGTCTGTTTCTCTGGCAGCCTGCTCCCCGACAGATGTATCCAGCCAGACAGATGCCCAGGCAGGAGGACAGACGGTGGAGGCTTCCATCGAGCAGACAGAGAGAGAGGTTGTAGAGAAGCTCCCTGACGCAGATGCAGCACCCATGGCTCAGGTCAGCATATTCACCATCAAGGAGGATGGGACAGGTCTTGAGCAGAAGATGGATGCCATCGATTCCGATGAAGAGGAGACAGTGGACGCCCAGCTTCTGGCTGACAAGATGGCAGAGTACGGAATTCTCGAAGAGGGGACAAAGGTGTTAAACTTCTCCCAGGACGGAGATGTGATTACAGTGGATCTCAGCGGTATGCCAAACCAGGAGGATGTGCTGGAGCAGACAGCCGTAGCAAACACGTTCATCCAAAACTATGAGGCTCAGACGCTGAATCTGTCCGTAAACGGCGAGAGTGTCGGCCCAGGCAGCTTTGAGTTCAACCGCTCCTACAAAAATATGAGCGGAGAGAATGCCCAGGCAGCAGCAGCTTCCAGTGAGGACACAGGTGCAGATGAGACTGAGGCAAATGGAGGACCGGCATCTGAGGCTTCGGAGGAAACAGCAGCTGCTGAATAA
- a CDS encoding MarR family winged helix-turn-helix transcriptional regulator: MDNYDTFNEVLVRLFRDIMDIEQKAIITPEFRDITSNDMHVIEAIGIGVPKNMSAIARELSVTVGTLTIAMNSLVKKGYVERTRGKEDRRVVYISLSDKGRRAFEHHAEFHRRMIDSIKEELSGEELQILYRALTKLNKWFREFTV, from the coding sequence GTGGACAATTACGATACATTCAATGAGGTACTGGTAAGGCTGTTCCGCGATATTATGGATATTGAGCAGAAGGCCATTATAACGCCGGAATTCCGGGATATCACAAGCAATGACATGCACGTAATTGAAGCGATAGGAATCGGGGTACCTAAAAACATGTCCGCGATTGCCAGGGAACTTTCGGTCACAGTGGGGACACTCACGATTGCCATGAACAGCCTTGTGAAGAAAGGCTACGTGGAGCGCACCAGAGGAAAAGAGGACAGGAGGGTGGTCTATATCTCCCTGTCGGATAAAGGGCGCAGAGCCTTTGAGCACCATGCAGAATTTCACAGAAGGATGATTGACAGTATAAAAGAAGAGCTGTCCGGCGAGGAGCTCCAGATCCTTTACCGGGCTCTCACGAAGCTGAACAAATGGTTCAGAGAGTTTACTGTCTGA
- a CDS encoding spore maturation protein → MKAVLYLSDFLVPVILFYIIGFGLISRRPVFDDFTRGAKEGMRTVAGILPTLIGLMTAVGVLRASGFLEFLSEILKAPAGFLRIPGEIVPVILVRLVSSSAATGFLLDIFRTYGPDSLLGMTVSIMESCTETVFYTMSVYFMAVKVTKTRWTLAGALISTAAGIAASVVIAGAIV, encoded by the coding sequence ATGAAGGCAGTTCTTTACCTGTCAGACTTTCTGGTACCGGTGATTCTGTTTTACATAATCGGCTTTGGACTCATTTCCAGGCGCCCTGTGTTTGACGACTTCACGAGAGGGGCAAAGGAGGGGATGAGGACGGTTGCCGGAATACTGCCCACCCTGATCGGCCTTATGACAGCTGTGGGTGTCCTGAGAGCATCTGGATTCCTGGAGTTTCTTTCAGAAATATTGAAAGCTCCAGCAGGATTTCTCCGAATTCCTGGAGAAATAGTCCCCGTAATCCTGGTACGCCTCGTGTCCAGTTCAGCGGCCACCGGGTTTCTTCTCGATATTTTCAGGACATACGGACCGGATTCTCTGTTGGGAATGACAGTTTCTATTATGGAGAGCTGTACAGAGACCGTGTTCTATACCATGAGTGTGTATTTTATGGCAGTGAAGGTGACAAAGACAAGATGGACCCTGGCCGGAGCTCTGATTTCCACGGCTGCGGGAATTGCAGCCAGCGTGGTCATAGCGGGAGCTATTGTCTGA
- a CDS encoding arsenate reductase family protein: MSVLFIEYPKCTTCQKAKKWLDDAGVSYEDRHIKENNPTAEELRKWHKISGLPLKKFFNTSGLLYKSMALKDKLPSMSEDEQYELLATDGMLVKRPLIISEDFVLVGFKEAEWEARLK, from the coding sequence ATGAGCGTACTTTTTATTGAATATCCGAAATGCACTACCTGTCAGAAAGCTAAGAAATGGCTGGATGACGCCGGCGTTTCCTATGAGGATCGCCATATCAAGGAAAACAACCCGACAGCAGAGGAGCTCAGAAAATGGCATAAGATAAGCGGCCTCCCCCTCAAAAAGTTCTTCAATACCAGCGGCCTTCTCTACAAGTCCATGGCGTTAAAGGACAAGCTCCCTTCCATGAGTGAGGATGAGCAGTATGAGCTGCTCGCCACCGATGGAATGCTCGTAAAACGCCCTCTGATTATATCCGAAGACTTTGTGCTCGTCGGCTTTAAAGAGGCTGAGTGGGAGGCCAGGCTTAAATAG
- a CDS encoding TIGR00300 family protein produces the protein MAFELKKYTAPDFTEEKFVKAPDALMAPAPKDKVAPENYHATTIFPEYFKVGGQWLLAKESRMDCVAVYENGEISVREFRTLKKGDLVIVGRTEDAQEGIFVWTHGFDEPSAGSGEAFAFRQGRSRETAFSKDYDQIYELLKHERENGYVVWVMGPACAFDSDSREAFSKLVMNGYVDALLAGNALATHDLEGAYLKTALGQDIYTQESFAGGHYNHIDTINRVRFHGSIPEFIEKEHIDNGIIYSCVKKGVPFVLTGSIRDDGPLPEVYADVYEGQSAMRECVKKATTVICMATTLHSIATGNMTPSFRVLADGTVRQVYFYSVDVSEFAVNKLGDRGSLSAKSIVTNVQDFVVNVSKGLGL, from the coding sequence ATGGCATTTGAACTGAAAAAGTACACGGCACCCGATTTTACCGAGGAGAAGTTTGTGAAGGCTCCGGACGCTCTGATGGCACCGGCGCCGAAGGACAAGGTGGCACCGGAGAATTATCATGCTACTACGATTTTTCCGGAGTATTTCAAGGTTGGAGGCCAGTGGCTTCTGGCAAAGGAGAGCCGGATGGACTGTGTGGCTGTCTATGAGAACGGGGAGATCTCTGTGAGGGAGTTCAGGACCCTGAAGAAGGGGGACCTTGTCATCGTCGGGAGAACGGAGGATGCCCAGGAGGGAATCTTTGTGTGGACCCATGGCTTTGATGAGCCTTCTGCAGGAAGCGGGGAGGCATTTGCCTTCCGCCAGGGACGTTCCAGGGAGACGGCATTCTCCAAGGATTACGACCAGATTTATGAGCTCTTAAAGCATGAGCGGGAAAACGGATATGTGGTCTGGGTGATGGGGCCTGCCTGTGCCTTTGACTCCGATTCCAGGGAGGCTTTCTCCAAGCTGGTTATGAACGGATATGTGGACGCTCTGCTTGCGGGAAATGCCCTGGCAACCCATGATCTGGAGGGGGCCTATTTAAAGACTGCTCTGGGACAGGATATATATACCCAGGAGAGCTTTGCAGGGGGCCATTACAATCACATTGATACAATCAACAGGGTGCGCTTCCACGGCTCGATCCCGGAGTTTATCGAGAAGGAGCACATTGACAACGGGATTATCTACAGCTGTGTGAAAAAGGGAGTGCCTTTTGTGCTGACAGGTTCCATCCGCGATGACGGGCCTCTCCCGGAGGTCTATGCAGACGTGTACGAGGGACAGTCGGCCATGAGAGAGTGCGTAAAAAAGGCCACTACTGTGATCTGTATGGCTACCACCCTGCACTCCATCGCCACGGGAAATATGACCCCGTCCTTCCGCGTGCTGGCCGACGGAACCGTGCGTCAGGTATATTTTTACAGCGTGGATGTTTCCGAGTTCGCCGTCAACAAGCTGGGCGATCGGGGCAGCCTTTCCGCAAAGAGTATTGTAACGAATGTGCAGGATTTTGTGGTGAATGTGAGCAAGGGCCTTGGTCTGTAG
- a CDS encoding NAD(P)H-dependent flavin oxidoreductase, whose translation MDRFKPLKIGNLTAKLPVIQGGMGVGISLSSLAGAVAKEGGIGLISTAQIGFREPDFYRNAQEANLRAMESEFKKARSIAPEGIIGFNIMVATKNYVEYVKAAVKIGADLIVSGAGLPVDLPEYVKGSATKIAPIVSTVKAAKVICKMWDRNYKTAPDLVVVEGPLAGGHLGFSREQLAELEADTEEVSKTYHKAEYEEEVKGIIALVKQYADKYGKEIPVVAAGGVYTHEDVRHCIEDLGADGVQVGTRFVTTEECDAPLVYKQAYIGAKEEDIVITKSPVGMPGRAIMNPFLRKMMTEGEKVTRCFRCLEHCDPATTPYCITQALINAAQGDEEHALLFCGSNAYRAERIEKVPDVMRELCFGE comes from the coding sequence ATGGATAGATTTAAACCGCTGAAAATAGGGAATCTGACGGCTAAGCTCCCTGTTATTCAGGGGGGCATGGGGGTTGGAATCAGCCTTTCATCCCTGGCAGGAGCTGTGGCGAAGGAGGGGGGAATCGGCCTTATCTCAACCGCACAGATCGGCTTTCGGGAGCCGGATTTTTACCGCAATGCCCAGGAGGCAAATCTGAGGGCCATGGAGAGCGAATTTAAAAAGGCCAGATCTATTGCCCCTGAAGGCATCATCGGCTTTAATATCATGGTTGCCACCAAGAATTATGTTGAGTACGTGAAGGCTGCCGTGAAAATCGGCGCGGATCTCATTGTTTCGGGGGCCGGTCTTCCTGTGGATCTGCCTGAATATGTGAAGGGAAGCGCCACTAAAATTGCACCGATCGTGTCCACGGTCAAGGCTGCCAAGGTTATCTGCAAGATGTGGGACAGAAACTATAAGACGGCTCCGGATCTGGTAGTGGTTGAGGGACCTCTGGCAGGCGGTCATCTGGGCTTTTCCAGGGAGCAGCTGGCAGAGCTTGAGGCGGACACGGAGGAGGTATCGAAAACCTACCATAAAGCGGAGTACGAGGAAGAGGTGAAGGGCATTATCGCCCTGGTAAAGCAGTACGCTGACAAGTATGGGAAGGAGATCCCGGTAGTGGCTGCCGGAGGTGTGTACACTCACGAGGATGTGCGCCACTGCATCGAGGATCTGGGAGCCGACGGCGTCCAGGTGGGAACCAGGTTTGTGACTACAGAGGAGTGCGACGCGCCTCTTGTCTACAAGCAGGCATATATAGGCGCAAAGGAAGAGGATATTGTGATCACCAAAAGCCCGGTGGGAATGCCGGGAAGGGCTATCATGAATCCGTTTCTCAGAAAGATGATGACCGAGGGGGAGAAGGTCACCAGGTGCTTCCGCTGCCTGGAACACTGCGATCCGGCCACTACCCCGTACTGCATTACCCAGGCGCTGATCAATGCGGCCCAGGGAGATGAGGAGCATGCTCTCCTGTTCTGCGGAAGCAATGCATACCGGGCTGAGCGAATCGAGAAAGTCCCAGACGTGATGAGGGAGCTCTGCTTCGGAGAGTAA
- a CDS encoding acetyl-CoA carboxylase carboxyl transferase subunit — protein sequence MLKNMFKKTYTLIDTKYKKAPEEKEEAVYEGQPNIPQGLWRKCNKCGRPIYTEDVKNNFYICPKCDGYFRVHAYRRIEMTLDSGSFEEWDREMEFVNPLNFPGYEKKVQAVREKTNLNEAVVTGRGTIHGQKTVIAVCDSRFIMSSMSHNVGEKIARAVERATALRLPVIIFACSGGARMQEGLVSLMQMEKTSAALKRHSDAGLLYISVLTEPTTGGVTASFAMLGDINIAEPKALIGFAGQRVIEQTIRQKLPEGFQRAEFQLEHGFVDLIVERPEMKDTLSSILRIHANRNEWNYKGEGRRKQESGKAQEGGGAVKIQGLAEGEKETRGLSEEEILAALEKSFDRKSAVIKRTPEKELQEIANRQLSAWDTVLISRSEDRLIASDYIEELFDGFIELHGDRYFGDDGAIIGGIATWHGMPVTVIAQEKGKSTKENLKRNFGMPNPEGYRKALRLMKQAEKFGRPIICFVDTPGAFPGIEAEERGQGEAIARNLFEASNLTVPVLAIVIGEGGSGGALAMAVGNEVWMMENAVYSVLSPEGFAAILWKDGKKASEAAKVMKMTAKDLYELGLIECIIPEPEPATKANKEEICRELDWKLEEFFLRFRDMTRAEAVSQRYDRFRAF from the coding sequence ATGCTGAAAAATATGTTTAAAAAGACATATACCTTGATAGATACGAAATACAAAAAGGCTCCTGAGGAGAAGGAGGAGGCTGTCTACGAGGGGCAGCCGAATATTCCCCAGGGACTCTGGCGCAAATGCAACAAGTGCGGCCGGCCTATCTACACGGAGGATGTGAAGAACAATTTCTACATCTGCCCCAAGTGTGACGGCTACTTCCGCGTCCATGCCTACAGAAGAATCGAGATGACGTTAGACAGCGGTTCCTTCGAGGAGTGGGACAGGGAGATGGAGTTTGTAAACCCCTTAAATTTCCCGGGATATGAGAAGAAGGTCCAGGCTGTCAGGGAAAAGACGAACCTGAACGAGGCGGTCGTCACAGGACGGGGGACCATCCACGGCCAGAAAACAGTGATCGCCGTCTGCGATTCCCGCTTTATTATGAGCAGCATGAGCCACAATGTGGGAGAGAAGATTGCCAGGGCTGTGGAGAGGGCTACGGCTCTCCGGCTTCCGGTGATTATTTTCGCCTGCTCAGGCGGCGCCAGGATGCAGGAGGGGCTTGTGTCCCTGATGCAGATGGAAAAGACTTCTGCGGCATTAAAACGCCACAGTGACGCCGGCCTTCTCTACATCAGCGTGCTCACAGAGCCGACGACAGGCGGTGTGACAGCCAGCTTTGCCATGCTGGGCGACATCAATATAGCTGAACCGAAGGCGCTTATCGGATTTGCGGGACAGCGGGTAATTGAACAGACAATCAGGCAGAAGCTGCCGGAGGGCTTCCAGAGGGCGGAATTCCAGCTGGAGCACGGCTTTGTGGATCTGATCGTGGAGCGTCCTGAGATGAAGGATACCCTTTCCTCCATCCTCCGGATCCATGCCAACAGAAATGAGTGGAATTATAAGGGAGAGGGCCGGAGAAAGCAGGAGTCAGGAAAAGCTCAGGAAGGCGGCGGCGCAGTGAAGATCCAGGGCTTGGCAGAGGGAGAGAAGGAAACCAGAGGCCTGTCGGAGGAGGAGATTTTAGCTGCCCTTGAGAAATCCTTTGACAGAAAGAGCGCAGTGATTAAGCGCACGCCGGAAAAGGAGCTGCAGGAGATTGCAAACCGCCAGTTAAGCGCATGGGATACGGTGCTTATATCGAGAAGCGAGGACAGGCTGATTGCCAGTGATTACATCGAAGAGCTGTTTGACGGTTTCATTGAGCTTCACGGAGACCGCTATTTCGGAGACGACGGCGCGATTATCGGCGGAATTGCCACCTGGCACGGAATGCCGGTGACGGTAATTGCCCAGGAGAAGGGGAAGAGCACAAAGGAGAACTTGAAGAGGAATTTCGGAATGCCGAATCCCGAGGGCTACAGGAAGGCCCTGCGCCTGATGAAGCAGGCTGAGAAGTTCGGCCGCCCGATTATCTGCTTTGTGGATACCCCGGGAGCTTTTCCGGGAATCGAGGCCGAGGAGAGGGGCCAGGGCGAGGCGATCGCCAGAAACCTGTTTGAGGCTTCCAATCTGACTGTGCCGGTACTTGCCATCGTCATAGGCGAGGGGGGAAGCGGCGGAGCCCTTGCCATGGCTGTGGGAAATGAGGTCTGGATGATGGAGAATGCTGTTTACTCAGTACTCTCACCTGAGGGCTTTGCGGCAATTCTCTGGAAGGATGGAAAGAAGGCCAGCGAAGCAGCCAAGGTCATGAAGATGACGGCAAAGGATCTTTATGAGCTGGGACTGATTGAGTGCATTATCCCTGAGCCTGAGCCTGCTACCAAGGCCAACAAAGAAGAAATCTGCCGTGAGCTGGACTGGAAGCTGGAGGAATTTTTCCTGCGTTTCAGGGATATGACGCGGGCGGAAGCAGTCAGCCAGAGATATGACAGGTTCCGCGCGTTTTAG
- a CDS encoding acetyl-CoA carboxylase biotin carboxylase subunit — protein sequence MFNKILIANRGEIAVRIIRACREMGIKTVAVYSEADRDSLHTLLADEAVCIGPAPSSESYLDMERIISATVAMRADAIHPGFGFLSENARFADLCEKCNIRFIGPSADIIHRMGNKSEARKTMIEAGVPVVPGSKEPVYSPEEALKMAKAIGFPVMIKASSGGGGKGMRVSRSAEDFEANFNQAQMESVKGFSDDTMYIEKYIEQPRHIEFQILADEYGNVVHLGERDCSIQRRHQKVLEEAPSEAISPELRKAMGETAVKAAKAVGYVNAGTIEFLLDKHKQFYFMEMNTRIQVEHPVTEAVTDLDLIKEQIKIAAGEPLGFTQDDVVIRGHAIECRINAENPEKNFMPCPGTITEVHLPGGRGVRIDTHIYAGYQVPPNYDSMLLKLIVYDRDRQSAIAKMRSALGELVIEGIDTNIDFQYEILNNEAYQEGQIDTDFIPKEFPSYCK from the coding sequence TTGTTTAACAAGATTTTGATTGCAAACCGCGGCGAGATCGCGGTCAGGATTATCCGCGCCTGCCGGGAGATGGGGATCAAGACGGTGGCTGTCTACTCCGAGGCAGACAGGGACAGCCTCCACACACTGCTCGCCGACGAGGCTGTCTGTATCGGGCCGGCCCCGTCCAGCGAGAGCTATCTGGATATGGAGCGCATTATCTCCGCCACAGTGGCCATGAGGGCGGACGCCATTCATCCGGGCTTCGGGTTCCTTTCTGAGAACGCCCGCTTCGCAGATCTGTGCGAGAAATGCAATATCCGCTTTATCGGACCCTCCGCTGACATCATTCACCGGATGGGAAACAAATCAGAAGCCAGAAAGACCATGATCGAGGCCGGAGTTCCCGTTGTTCCTGGAAGCAAGGAACCGGTATATTCACCGGAGGAGGCCTTAAAGATGGCGAAGGCTATCGGTTTTCCCGTTATGATCAAGGCATCTTCAGGCGGCGGAGGAAAGGGAATGAGAGTTTCCAGAAGCGCGGAGGATTTTGAGGCCAATTTTAACCAGGCGCAGATGGAATCAGTCAAGGGCTTTTCCGATGACACCATGTATATTGAAAAATATATTGAGCAGCCAAGACATATTGAGTTTCAGATCCTTGCGGACGAGTATGGAAATGTAGTACATCTGGGAGAGCGCGACTGCTCCATCCAGAGACGCCATCAGAAGGTCCTCGAGGAGGCTCCGTCGGAGGCTATCTCCCCTGAGCTTCGCAAAGCCATGGGAGAGACAGCGGTGAAGGCGGCGAAGGCAGTGGGCTATGTAAATGCGGGAACCATCGAGTTTCTGTTAGACAAACACAAGCAGTTCTACTTTATGGAGATGAATACGCGTATTCAGGTAGAGCATCCGGTGACAGAGGCTGTCACAGATCTGGATCTGATTAAAGAGCAGATTAAGATCGCAGCTGGAGAACCCCTTGGCTTTACCCAGGACGATGTGGTCATCCGGGGCCATGCTATTGAGTGCAGGATCAATGCGGAGAACCCGGAAAAGAACTTTATGCCGTGCCCGGGAACCATCACGGAGGTGCATCTGCCGGGAGGCCGGGGAGTCAGGATAGACACCCATATTTACGCCGGTTATCAGGTCCCGCCGAACTATGATTCCATGCTGTTAAAGCTCATTGTCTATGACAGAGACAGACAGTCCGCGATTGCCAAGATGAGGAGTGCTCTGGGAGAGCTTGTTATCGAGGGAATTGACACAAACATTGATTTCCAGTATGAAATCTTAAACAATGAGGCCTATCAGGAAGGACAGATCGACACGGATTTCATTCCGAAGGAGTTTCCGTCCTACTGCAAATAG
- the fabZ gene encoding 3-hydroxyacyl-ACP dehydratase FabZ produces MLGIKEIQEIIPHRHPFLLIDCIEEIRPGEGATGYKSVTYNEPFFAGHFPQEPVMPGVLIVEALAQVGAVAILSEEENRGKVAYFGGINSAKFRKKVVPGDRLKLECQIIKRKGPVGIGSATASVDGKVAVSAELTFMIG; encoded by the coding sequence ATGTTAGGAATCAAGGAGATTCAGGAAATTATTCCCCACAGGCATCCATTTCTCCTTATCGATTGTATCGAGGAGATAAGGCCGGGCGAGGGAGCCACGGGCTATAAGTCAGTGACTTACAATGAGCCGTTTTTTGCAGGCCATTTTCCGCAGGAGCCGGTTATGCCGGGAGTCCTGATTGTGGAGGCTCTGGCTCAGGTGGGCGCAGTGGCGATTCTGAGCGAGGAGGAGAACAGAGGCAAAGTTGCCTACTTTGGAGGAATCAACAGCGCCAAGTTCAGAAAAAAGGTAGTTCCGGGGGACAGACTGAAGCTGGAATGCCAGATTATCAAGAGAAAGGGGCCGGTTGGAATTGGAAGTGCGACAGCATCTGTGGACGGCAAAGTGGCAGTTTCCGCCGAGCTCACGTTTATGATTGGATAG
- the accB gene encoding acetyl-CoA carboxylase biotin carboxyl carrier protein, which yields MDIKDIVTLIEAVSKNNLTSLVIEENGTKLSLKREKEREIVTAVPPVAAPAVSAMGLAPGLAGAGVTGLPVTPEASLAGSVSAQAAETKEDIPSGNVVKSPLVGTFYSAPAPDADSFVKVGDTVKKGQVLGIIEAMKLMNEIESEYDGVVEAILVNNEEVVEYGQPLFRIK from the coding sequence ATGGATATTAAGGATATTGTGACACTGATTGAGGCTGTCTCCAAAAATAATCTTACCAGCCTTGTGATCGAGGAGAACGGGACAAAACTGTCCCTAAAGAGAGAGAAGGAGAGGGAGATTGTGACGGCTGTTCCGCCTGTGGCAGCTCCGGCTGTCTCCGCTATGGGACTTGCCCCGGGCCTTGCAGGAGCGGGAGTGACAGGGCTCCCCGTGACCCCGGAGGCTTCTCTGGCCGGTTCAGTTTCCGCACAGGCGGCTGAGACAAAGGAGGATATCCCGTCCGGCAATGTGGTAAAGTCTCCGCTTGTAGGAACTTTCTATTCAGCTCCTGCGCCGGACGCCGACAGCTTTGTGAAGGTAGGCGATACGGTGAAAAAGGGCCAGGTGCTTGGAATCATCGAGGCCATGAAGCTGATGAATGAGATCGAGAGTGAGTATGACGGCGTGGTGGAGGCCATCCTTGTAAACAACGAGGAGGTTGTGGAGTACGGCCAGCCGTTATTCAGAATTAAATAG